Within Quercus lobata isolate SW786 chromosome 5, ValleyOak3.0 Primary Assembly, whole genome shotgun sequence, the genomic segment GGACCCTCTTCATATCTATCACAAACCTTACCTATCTCTCTAAACTCAATCTCTCCCGCAATACCCTCTCCGGTCCTCTCTCTTCTGGGttcttctcttcctttaatCACCTCCAATTCCTTGATTTGAGCTATAACCATTTCTCCGGGGAATTACCATCATCTTATAACGACACCACTGTCCCTCCCCTGCAGACACTTGATTTATCAAGCAATCGCTTCAATGGAACAATTCCATCTTCATTCCTGCACTCAGTAGTGGGGACTTCCTTGATTGGCTTCAATCTTAGCCACAACAACTTCCAGGGCTCTATCCCCACCTCTACTTTGTGCACCAACTCTTCTACTTCCTCCCTCAGGTTCTTGGATTTCTCCTTCAATAATTTCGATGGTCAAATTTCGAATGGACTAGGATTGTGTTCCAAGCTAGAGATTTTCCGAGCGGGTTTCAATTCTCTCCCAGGACAGCTCCCATCTGACATTTATGATGTTGCTGGACTCCAAGAAATGTCCTTACCTCGTAATAAACTTTCTGGAAACATTGACCGACGCATCCTACGCCTCACCAACCTCAGAAGCCTTGAACTCTACTCCAACCTGTTCGAGGGCCCAATTCCTCCTGATATTGGCCAGCTCTACAACATGGAAAATCTGCAACTTCACATCAATAACCTCACTGGTTTTCTGCCCTCATCTCTGGGGAATTGCACCAATCTCACCACATTGATTTTACGAGTCAACCATTTGGCAGGTAATCTCTCCACCTTCGATTTCTCCCCATTTGTCCGCCTCACCACCCTTGACCTCGGCAACAACAACTTCACTGGTAACTTCCCACCAAGCCTCTATTTATGCAAGTCGCTGACAGCAATTAGATTGGCCAGTAACCAGCTAACAGGACAGCTCTTGCCTGACATATCTGCCCTGCAATCTCTGTCTTTCTTCTCAATTTCAATCAATAATCTAACAAACAGCACGGGGGCCATGAGGAATCTGATGGGCTGCAAGAATCTCAGTACTCTCATATTCACCGATAATTTCTTTGGTGAACCAATACCTTCTTATGATGACAACACCATGGATGCATATGGATTCCCAAATCTCCGAATTTTAGGCTTGGGTGGTTGCCAATTCACTGGTCAAGTGCCCAACTGGATTGCTAAGCTTAAGAAAATCGAGGTCTTGGATTTGTCTTTAAACAATCTCACAGGTACAATTCCTGGTTGGTTGAGTAGTCTGCCTCGTCTTTTCTACATAGACTTGTCTTGTAACCTCCTTGTAGGAGAATTTCCCCAGGAGCTCTGCCAATTGCCAGCTCTTGTGTCACAACAGGCTTATGATCAAGAGGAAAAGACTTTTCTAGGATTGCCTGTCTTTGTCATGCCCGGCAATGCTACCATTCAACAGTACAATCAGTTCTCCAACCTTCCTCCAGCTATATACCTTGAAAACAACAGCCTAAGTGGCAATATTCCTTTTGGTATTGGCCAATTGAAGGTTCTTCATGTGTTGGATCTCAGCTACAACAACTTCTCTGGCAACATTCCAGATCAAATTTCTGATCTCTGTAACTTGGAGAGATTGATTCTCGCCAGAAACCATCTATCTGGTGAAATCCCTGCTTCACTTACAAGTCTAAATTTCTTATCTTCATTCAGTGTTGCATACAATGATCTTCAAGGACCAATACCAACCGGTGGTCAGTTTGATACCTTTACCATTTCCAGTTTTGAAGGGAATCCAGGGCTGTGTGGCACAATCATGCTGCGTTCTTGTCAAAGTCAACAAGTAATTGAAACTCATATAGGCTCAAACAGAAAGCTTATTGCCGGAGTCGCCATTGCAATCATTTTTGGCACTGGTTTTATCATCACTGTGCTAGCACTGTGGATAATGTCCAAGAGGAGGATTATTCCGAAAGGGGACACTGACAAGACTGATTTGGATTCAATTTCTAGCAACTCTAATCCACTGGTTCCCATTGAGGTTGACAAGGATACCAACATAGTAGTAATGTTCCCAAACAAGGCCAACGAAATCAAAGATCTTACCATATCCGAAATCTTGAAAGCCACAGACAATTTTAGTCAAGCAAACATCGTAGGCTGTGGgggttttggtttggtttatAAAGCAACATTAGCAAACGGCACCAAGCTGGCTGTTAAAAAACTCTCAGGAGACTTGGGACTGATGGAAAGGGAATTCAAAGCTGAGGTAGAGGCTCTCTCCACAGCCCAACACCAGAACCTGGTTTCCCTGCAAGGTTATTGCATGCATGAGGGCTCTCGGCTACTAATGTATACCTACATGGAGAAAGGAAGTCTGGATTACTGGTTGCATGAGAAGGCTGATGGTGCATCTCAACTGGATTGGCCAACTCGGCTGAAAATTGCACAGGGAGCAAGCTATGGGGTATCTTACATGCACCAGATATGTGAGCCACATATTGTGCATCGTGACATCAAGTCCAGTAACATCCTCCTTAATGACA encodes:
- the LOC115992341 gene encoding tyrosine-sulfated glycopeptide receptor 1; this encodes MRKTWPYMVVVQLVIPLFTVLVLFCFFAVSSSATCNPDDRDSLLSLNISVAPPHPRLNWSLSADCCLWEGIVCDGNSSRVISILLPSRGLTGTLFISITNLTYLSKLNLSRNTLSGPLSSGFFSSFNHLQFLDLSYNHFSGELPSSYNDTTVPPLQTLDLSSNRFNGTIPSSFLHSVVGTSLIGFNLSHNNFQGSIPTSTLCTNSSTSSLRFLDFSFNNFDGQISNGLGLCSKLEIFRAGFNSLPGQLPSDIYDVAGLQEMSLPRNKLSGNIDRRILRLTNLRSLELYSNLFEGPIPPDIGQLYNMENLQLHINNLTGFLPSSLGNCTNLTTLILRVNHLAGNLSTFDFSPFVRLTTLDLGNNNFTGNFPPSLYLCKSLTAIRLASNQLTGQLLPDISALQSLSFFSISINNLTNSTGAMRNLMGCKNLSTLIFTDNFFGEPIPSYDDNTMDAYGFPNLRILGLGGCQFTGQVPNWIAKLKKIEVLDLSLNNLTGTIPGWLSSLPRLFYIDLSCNLLVGEFPQELCQLPALVSQQAYDQEEKTFLGLPVFVMPGNATIQQYNQFSNLPPAIYLENNSLSGNIPFGIGQLKVLHVLDLSYNNFSGNIPDQISDLCNLERLILARNHLSGEIPASLTSLNFLSSFSVAYNDLQGPIPTGGQFDTFTISSFEGNPGLCGTIMLRSCQSQQVIETHIGSNRKLIAGVAIAIIFGTGFIITVLALWIMSKRRIIPKGDTDKTDLDSISSNSNPLVPIEVDKDTNIVVMFPNKANEIKDLTISEILKATDNFSQANIVGCGGFGLVYKATLANGTKLAVKKLSGDLGLMEREFKAEVEALSTAQHQNLVSLQGYCMHEGSRLLMYTYMEKGSLDYWLHEKADGASQLDWPTRLKIAQGASYGVSYMHQICEPHIVHRDIKSSNILLNDNFEAHVADFGLSRLIDPYQTHVTTELVGTLGYIPPEYGQSWVATLRGDVYSFGVVMLELLTGKRPMEVFKPKTSRELVGWVHQMRSEGKQDEIFDPLLGGKGYEEEMLQVLDVACMCVNPNPFKRPTIQEVVDWLENVGAAPQEQNKD